The window AACGGCATCAGCTACTTCATCGGCCTCTCCTGCTCTTCCAAGTGGAGTTTCCGCTTTGATACCTTCCAATACTTTCTCGTCAAGCTCACCGGTCATGTCGGTCAGAATATATCCCGGAGCAATTACATTTGCACGAATATTTCTGGACGAAAGTTCTTTGGCATATGATTTGGTGAACCCAATAATACCGGCTTTAGAGGCTGCGTAATTACTTTGGCCTGCGTTGCCGGTAATACCCACAACGGAACTAATATTAATGATAGATCCGCCTCGATTTCTCATCATGGGTTTGGCGGCTGCTTTAGAATAATTGAAAATACTTTTCAGGTTCGTGGTGATCACATCATCCCATTGCTCTTCGCTCATGCGAAGGATAAGATTGTCTTTGGTAATGCCGGCGTTGTTTACAATCACATCCAGCTTTTCCCAGTCATTTACAATCTCATTGATTACTTCTTCAGCACGTTCGTAATTAACCGCATCGGCCTGGAGTGCTTTTGCTTTGCGCCCTTTTGCTTCAATCTCGGACTTTACTTCTTCTGCGGCGTCAGCCGAGCGGGCATAGGTTATGGCAACATCGGCGCCAAAATCAGCCAGCTTAAGCGCAATGGCTCTTCCTATACCCCGGCTGCCTCCGGTTACCAAACACGTTTTTCCTTCAAGTGTTAAACTCATAGTCTGTTCTTATTGATGTCCTGAAATTTCTACGTCTTTCAATGTTCTTTTAACCAAGCCCTGAAGCACTTTACCGGGACCAACTTCCACAAAGGCATTCGCTCCATCCGAGCTCATGTTGTTCAAGGTTTGTGTCCAGCGTACCGGATTCAATAACTGATTTAACAAATTTGATCTGATCTCTTCAGGATCAGTGGTAGCTTCGGCGGTGTAGTTACTGTAAATCGGGCAGTTTGTTTCGCTGATGTCCAATTTCTGCAGTTGATCTTTTAAACCATCGTAAGCCGGCTGCATTAAAGAGGAATGAAACGCTCCACTTACCGGAAGTAATTTTGCCATTCGGGCTCCATTCTCTTTGGCAAGTTCAACAGCTTTCTCTACCGCTTCCTGATATCCGGAAATCACAAGCTGCCCCGGACAGTTGTAATTAGCAGCAATCACTTCTTTGCCGGTTTCTTCAGTAGCCTGAGCACAAACTTTTTCTACAGCCTCATCCTCCATTCCAATAACAGCAGCCATGGTTCCGGGATTATCCGTACCGGCTTTCTGCATCAATTCACCCCGACGGCGAACAATTTTTAGCGCATCTTCAAAAGAAACGGCCCCACATGCTACCAGGGCAGAAAATTCGCCCAGGCTGTGTCCGGCAACCATATCGGGTGTGACACCCAGCGTTTTAAATAACGCCACGGAGTGCAGAAATATGGCGGGTTGTGTAAACTCGGTTTGGGTAAGTTTCTCTTGTGGACCTTCAAACATAATGGTCTTCAGGTCGATGCCTAAAATTTCATTGGCATCATCAAAATACTTTGCGGCATGAGGGTTGGAGTCGTATAGCTCTTTCCCCATTCCTACAAATTGAGATCCCTGTCCGGGAAATAAATAGGCTGTACTCATCTTACTTAATCCCCCATGTTAAATAAATGGCGCCCCACGTAAAGCCGCCACCAAAGGCAGCCAATATGATGTTGTCGCCGTGATTCAACTTATCTTTCCAATCATACAAACAAAGCGGAATGGTTGCCGCCGTTGTATTTCCATACTTATTAATATTGATCATCACTTTCTCGTTAGAGAGTCCCATTCGGCGGGCAGTTGCATCAATAATTCTCAAATTTGCCTGATGCGGAACCAGCCATGCTACATCCTCCGGCTCCAGGTTATTCCGCTCCATAATTTCGAGTGACACATCGGCCATTCCCATCGTTGCTTTCTTGAAAACTGCGCGACCATCCTGTTGTAGGTAGTGCATTTTATTTTTCACAGTTTCTTCGGTAGCTGGGTTTCTGCTTCCTCCGGCCGGCTGATACAGGCTGCATTCCGAATCGCCTTCCGTGTAATGCTTCTGATCTATAATGCCGGTGCCGTCTTCTGACTCTTCCAATAATACCGCTCCGGCTCCATCACCAAACAATATACATGTGGTTCTGTCGGTCATATCCAGGATGGAGCTCATTTTATCGGTACCGATTACCAAAACTTTTTTGGCCCGGCCAGACTCGATGTACATAGTACCGGTGCTCAGCGCATAAAGAAAACCCGAGCAGGCGGCCGAAAGATCAAAAGCAAAAGCATTTTTAGCACCTATCATACCTTGTACAAGGCATGCTGTTGCCGGGAACATATAATCCGGTGTTACCGTGGCAAGAATAATAAGGTCAATCTCTTCGGCAGATATACCACGATTTTTCAGGGCTTCTTTTGCAGCTTCTGCTCCCATAAAAGCCGTAGCTTTCTCAGGGTCTTTAAGAATTCGCCGCTCCTCAATTCCTGTGCGTGTTCTGATCCATTCATCATTGGTATCTACCAGTTTCTCAAGATCTTTGTTTGTCATTCGATCTTCAGGCAGATATTGTCCTACCGATGTAATTTTAGCTCGTTTTACTTCCATGAAGAGATTTAGCTCAGTTTAGAGATGCTACGATTTTGCCGTTCACATCGTTTTCTACTGTTTGAACAGCACTTTTTATCATATTTTTGATCGCAAGAGGTGAGCTTCCGCCGTGTCCGACAATACTCACTCCGTTTACGCCTAAGAAAGGAATACCGCCAACGTTTTCATAATTAAATGAGGATAAAGCGGTGTGTAATACTTTTTGAATCTGCCCCACTTCCTCTTTGGAAAGCCCCATTTCCTTAACGGCACCGCCAATCATTTGCTGTACTATTTCAGGAATGGATTCACCGAATTTGAGCACGATATTGCCCACCAAACCATCACATAAAAATACGTCGGCTTTACCGGGAAGGATATCTTTACCCTCCACATTACCAACAAAGTTGTCATGGTTTTTTAATTCGGCGTGAATTTCTTTAAGGAGATCGGTGCCCTTCCCCTCTTCTTCTCCTACATTAAGGAGACCAACTTTGGGGTTGTCAATTTTCAGGATCTGCTGGCAGTAGATTTGC of the Gracilimonas sediminicola genome contains:
- the fabG gene encoding 3-oxoacyl-[acyl-carrier-protein] reductase — protein: MSLTLEGKTCLVTGGSRGIGRAIALKLADFGADVAITYARSADAAEEVKSEIEAKGRKAKALQADAVNYERAEEVINEIVNDWEKLDVIVNNAGITKDNLILRMSEEQWDDVITTNLKSIFNYSKAAAKPMMRNRGGSIINISSVVGITGNAGQSNYAASKAGIIGFTKSYAKELSSRNIRANVIAPGYILTDMTGELDEKVLEGIKAETPLGRAGEADEVADAVVFLSSDMSSYITGEVIRVDGGMAM
- the fabD gene encoding ACP S-malonyltransferase produces the protein MSTAYLFPGQGSQFVGMGKELYDSNPHAAKYFDDANEILGIDLKTIMFEGPQEKLTQTEFTQPAIFLHSVALFKTLGVTPDMVAGHSLGEFSALVACGAVSFEDALKIVRRRGELMQKAGTDNPGTMAAVIGMEDEAVEKVCAQATEETGKEVIAANYNCPGQLVISGYQEAVEKAVELAKENGARMAKLLPVSGAFHSSLMQPAYDGLKDQLQKLDISETNCPIYSNYTAEATTDPEEIRSNLLNQLLNPVRWTQTLNNMSSDGANAFVEVGPGKVLQGLVKRTLKDVEISGHQ
- a CDS encoding beta-ketoacyl-ACP synthase III, which encodes MEVKRAKITSVGQYLPEDRMTNKDLEKLVDTNDEWIRTRTGIEERRILKDPEKATAFMGAEAAKEALKNRGISAEEIDLIILATVTPDYMFPATACLVQGMIGAKNAFAFDLSAACSGFLYALSTGTMYIESGRAKKVLVIGTDKMSSILDMTDRTTCILFGDGAGAVLLEESEDGTGIIDQKHYTEGDSECSLYQPAGGSRNPATEETVKNKMHYLQQDGRAVFKKATMGMADVSLEIMERNNLEPEDVAWLVPHQANLRIIDATARRMGLSNEKVMININKYGNTTAATIPLCLYDWKDKLNHGDNIILAAFGGGFTWGAIYLTWGIK
- the plsX gene encoding phosphate acyltransferase PlsX, with the translated sequence MIVAVDAAGGDYYPKNPVEGALQAVEENSELTVLLFGPEDQVNKELANHDYDTQRVLVHDAPQVIGMEESPAQAVKTKQQSSIVVGVGLHKAGKCDAFVSAGNTGALLAASMFGLGKLKGVLRPTIASYFPTIKGFRLLVDAGANLEIKPEAAVQFAKMGQIYCQQILKIDNPKVGLLNVGEEEGKGTDLLKEIHAELKNHDNFVGNVEGKDILPGKADVFLCDGLVGNIVLKFGESIPEIVQQMIGGAVKEMGLSKEEVGQIQKVLHTALSSFNYENVGGIPFLGVNGVSIVGHGGSSPLAIKNMIKSAVQTVENDVNGKIVASLN